A stretch of DNA from Rathayibacter sp. VKM Ac-2762:
CATGTGGACCTCCATCGACGTCGTTGTCGTGGGCGCGGGGTGGGCGCCCGGTCCTGACGCTACGTCGCGGGGGGTTGCACGACGTTGCACGGGTCGACGCACCGGCGGGAGCGGCGAGGACGGAGGCCGAACCGGCCGGGCGGAGACGCGGCCGCCCGAGGAGGACGGCCCCGCGACCCCGGACCTCAGACGCTCGCGAGCAGGCGCTGGGCGATCCGGCTCATGTAGACGCCGTAGGTCACCGTGGCCGCTGCGGCCCCCGCGCCGACCCAGGACCACACCTGCGGCCAGGCGGAGCCGTCGACGAGGACCACGACGACTCCGATCGCACCGACCAGCGTCGTCCAGGTGGCGAGCCAGAGGTCGAGGGTCCGGCCGAAGATCCTCGCCATCGGGTAGAAGTGCAGGCCCACGATCACGGCGATGGCCGGCACGAGGAACCGGTCGAGCCCGGTGCCGGTGAGGACGCCCACCGCGACACCGATCAGCACGCCCTCCGCGGCGAAGACCGCCCCGAAGAGCACGCCGTTCGGCTTCGCCGCGCGATCGGCGTCGGTGAGCTCCACCGCCATCCTCCGCCGGGCGACGAGGAGGCGGACGGCCTGCACGGCGAAGACCACGGCCGCGAGCGCGCAGACGGTCACGGCGGTCGTCGCCGCCGGTGCCGGCCAGCCGACCGTGGTGTCGCTCGCCCACCACATCGTGAAGACCGCCATCAGGAGCAGACCCCCCGCGACTCCGCTCGCGAGGGCCCGGGGAGGTGGTGCGAGGGTGCTCATGCGTCGAGGCTAGCGAGACGGCTCCGCGGCTGGACGCTCCGGCGGGAGTCCCGGGAGCGACCGGGACGGCTCAGCGCTGCTCCGCCTCGATCGTCTCGAGGTGCGCGGCGACACCGGCACGCCGCGGCGAGCGGGGCGGGAGGACGCGCAGGAGCTCCCGCCACACCTCCGCGTCGTCGCGGCCGTCGGGGCCCTCCGCCCAGGCGAGGAGGGTCGCGGGCGCCGCATCGGCGAGGACGCTCGCCCGCACCCGCAGGCGCAGCTCGCCGGCGATCGCCCGGATCCCCGGCGCCTCGGACGAGGGCAGCGGCGCGCCCCGGTAGGCGTCCAGGGCGAGGCGGTGGGAGCCGCGGTCGAGCAGGCCGAGCACCTGGCGGGCGTCGAGGTCGACCGGGCTCGCCAGGCGGTAGGGGCGCGAGAGGGGCACCAGGCGCGGGAGGGTCGGCTCGAGCGCGCGGCGCAGCCGCACCATCTCGGCGCGGACGGTGACCACCGCGTCGTCCCGGCCGTGGAGCAGGAGGGCGAGCTGCTCGGCCGAGAGCCCGGCCCGGTGCCAGGCGAGCAGGGTCAGGATCTCGGCGTGCCGGGTGCTCAGCTCGAGCGTCGCTCCGGCGGCCGTCACCAGGCCCGTCTCGCGCCCGAGGACCCGCAGGCTCGGCGCCCGGGCCGCCGCTGTGCTCCGTGCAGCGGGCCGCCGCGGGCGGAGGAGCCGCTGCACCATCAGCTCGCTCTCGACGGCGGCGGCGGTCGCCTCCATCAGCGGGAGGGTCTGCGGGGCGACGACGTCGGCACCGCCGGTGATGTCGATCACTCCGAGGATCTCGTGCGTCTCGGGGTCGTGCACGGGGACGGCGGTGCAGCTCCACGGGTGCACGAGCGAGGCGAAGTGCTCGGCGCCGTGGATCTGCACGCCGTGGTCGAGCACGAGGGCCGTCCCCGGCGCGGACGTCCCGACGTCGGGCTCGGCCCACGCGGCACCCTCGACGAACGACATCCCCTCGGCGAGGCTCTTGAGGTGCTGGTCCCCGTCGATCCAGAGCAGCCGCCCGAGCGCGTCGCCCACCGCGACGAGCACGCCGCTGTCCTCGTCGGCGTCGCGCACCAGCAGGCGGCGGATCACCGGGAGGACCGAGGCGAGCGGATGCCCGGTGCGGTACTCGCGGAGGTCGTCTCCCGAGAACGAGAGCGGTGCCGTCAGCCGGTCCGGATCGAGGCGCCGCCGCCGTGCGCGCTCCCACGACTCCTCGACCAGCGCGCGCCGCCGACCGCTGCCAGGGCGGGCCAGCCACGGGTTGGTCATGCGCTCCGCCTCGTCGTCGGGTCGGTGGGACTCGACGCTACTCCGCGGAGCGCGCCGGCGCCTCTCTCCGCGCACCGGAACGGCCGCGCCCCCGCACCGCCAGCAGCAGCACCGCCGCCACCAGCACCGCGACGCCCAGGACGGCTCCCGTGGTCAGCCGCTCGCCCAGCACCGCCACGCCGAGGAGAGTCGCGGTCGCCGGCTCGAGGAGGGTGAGCGTCGAGACGGTCGCCGCGGGAAGCACTCGCAGGCCGCGCGCGAAGAAGGTGTAGGCCACGGCTACCGTCACCACTCCGAGCCAGAGCGCGGCCGGGATCGAGCCGGAGAGCCGCGACGGATCGCCCAGCAGCAGGAACGGGAGCGCGAGCAGCGCCGCGGCTCCGAACTGGGCTCCCATGGCGGCGACGGGGCTGAGCCCGCGCTCGAGCAGCAGCTTGCCGCAGACGGCGTAGAGCGCGTAGGAGGCGCCGGCACCGGCCGACGCGGCGAGGCCGGAGAGTGCCACGCCGCCGGACCCGCCTCCGCTCAGGAGCACCACGCCGACCGCGGCGAGCGCGGTCGAGGCGAACCAGCGCGGGCTCGGCGTCGTCCGCAGGACGAGCCACTCCAGCAGGCCGGTGAAGGCGGGAGCGGAGCCGAGGGCGACGATCGTTCCGACCGCGACGCCGTTCTGCGCGGTGCCGGTGAAGAAGGCGGGCTGGTACGCGGCGACGCCGACCGCTCCGAGCACGACGAGCAGCACGACGGCGCGGGTCGGGCGGGAGCGGCTCCGCCGGCGCAGAGCCTCCACGCCGAGGAGAGCGGCCAGCAGGGCGCCGCCGAGGACGATGCGCGCCGCCCCGAGGAGGAGCGGATCCACGCCCGCCGCTCCGAGGGCCTGGGCGGTCCCCGTCGTGCCGAAGCAGACGGCGGCGAGGAGGACGGCGCCGATCGCCGAGGTCCGGGCCCCGCTCATCCCGCCCCGCTCCCCCGGCCGCCTGACGACCGGCTCCCAGTGTCCCAGGGATGGGCGCGTGCTCTTCCGCCTCTCGCACCTGGGGCCCAGGATGGAGGGACCGGACTAGCGGAGGAGCACGACGTGGGCATCGCGGAACCGTTCGACCTCGAGGACCACCACCGCAGCGCGCACGGCGCCCTGCGCGAGCACTTCTCGGTGCGCGAGTTCGAGGAGGTGCCGCTGGACCGCGAGGCCATCGTCGCCACCGCGTACCTGCGGGCGATCGAGCACGCCACCGTGGCCCGGGTGCTCCCCCTCGCGCGCGCCCACCCCGACGAGCAGGTCCGCGCATTCGCGTCCGTCTGGGCCGCCGAGCGGCACCGGATCGCCGACGCCCTGGGCGACGTGCTCGCGGCCTCGCCGCAGATCCGCGGCATCGACATCCGCCCGCCGGAGCCGACGGTGAGGTCGCGCCCGCTCCTCGACCGCGCCGCGGCCTCCCTCGCCGGCCCCGTCGCGCTGGCCCTCGCGGTGGACGCCCGGGTCGCGGTGCACGGCTACCGCCGGCTCGCCCGGCTCTCGCTGCACCCCGAGATGGAGCGCCTCGCCGAGACGGTCACGGGCATCCTCGAGCGGCAGGCCGACTTCTTCACGGTGCACGCGGCGGGACGCCTCGGACGCCCGCTGCCGCGCCGGGTGCAGGCGGCCGGCCTGCTCGCCGTGCTGCGCCTCCCGATCGGCGAGGCCGACCTGCCGGAGGCTCTCGCCCGCGAGGGTCGGGAGCTCGTCTTCGGCCGGGACGACGGCGGACTCGACGGGATCGACGCGGGCGTCGTCGCGGCGTTCGCGCTGCCCTGCACGGCGGCCCGGCGGCTCGTGCAGGCGTACCGGCCGGTGTCGATCCGTGCCGCGCACCGCCTCGGACGGCTCGCCGCCGACACCCGCGCCGCCGTCACGACCCTGCTGGAGCAGGTGCGCGAGTAGCGGCGGCGCTCAGCCCAGCAGCTCGCGCACGTCCTCGGCGGTGATCCCGCCGGTGGCCGCCGCGCCGTCGTCCGACATGACCGCGGCGAAGAGCGCGGCCTTCGCCTCCTTGAGGGCCATCACCTTCTCCTCGATCGTGTCCTTCGCGACCAGGCGGTAGACCATGACCGAGCGGGTCTGGCCGATGCGGTGCGCGCGGTCGACCGCCTGCGACTCGGTGGCGGGGTTCCACCACGGGTCGAGCAGGATGCAGTAGTCGGCCTCGGTGAGGTTGAGCCCGAAGCCGCCGGCCTTGAGCGAGATCAGGAACACGCCCGCCGCGCCCGAGCGGAACCGCTCGATGACCTCGTCGCGCTTCTTCGTCGCTCCGTCGAGGTAGGCGTACTCGATGCCCGCCGCGTCCAGCCGGCCGCGGACCCGGCCGAGGAACCGCGTGAACTGGCTGAACACCAGCACGCGGTGCCCCTCGCCGAGGGCGTCGCCCAGCAGCTCGTCGAGCAGGTCGA
This window harbors:
- a CDS encoding EamA family transporter, which gives rise to MSGARTSAIGAVLLAAVCFGTTGTAQALGAAGVDPLLLGAARIVLGGALLAALLGVEALRRRSRSRPTRAVVLLVVLGAVGVAAYQPAFFTGTAQNGVAVGTIVALGSAPAFTGLLEWLVLRTTPSPRWFASTALAAVGVVLLSGGGSGGVALSGLAASAGAGASYALYAVCGKLLLERGLSPVAAMGAQFGAAALLALPFLLLGDPSRLSGSIPAALWLGVVTVAVAYTFFARGLRVLPAATVSTLTLLEPATATLLGVAVLGERLTTGAVLGVAVLVAAVLLLAVRGRGRSGARREAPARSAE
- a CDS encoding GAF domain-containing protein → MTNPWLARPGSGRRRALVEESWERARRRRLDPDRLTAPLSFSGDDLREYRTGHPLASVLPVIRRLLVRDADEDSGVLVAVGDALGRLLWIDGDQHLKSLAEGMSFVEGAAWAEPDVGTSAPGTALVLDHGVQIHGAEHFASLVHPWSCTAVPVHDPETHEILGVIDITGGADVVAPQTLPLMEATAAAVESELMVQRLLRPRRPAARSTAAARAPSLRVLGRETGLVTAAGATLELSTRHAEILTLLAWHRAGLSAEQLALLLHGRDDAVVTVRAEMVRLRRALEPTLPRLVPLSRPYRLASPVDLDARQVLGLLDRGSHRLALDAYRGAPLPSSEAPGIRAIAGELRLRVRASVLADAAPATLLAWAEGPDGRDDAEVWRELLRVLPPRSPRRAGVAAHLETIEAEQR